One genomic region from Podarcis raffonei isolate rPodRaf1 chromosome Z, rPodRaf1.pri, whole genome shotgun sequence encodes:
- the LOC128406944 gene encoding uncharacterized protein LOC128406944, whose amino-acid sequence MTRNMEATQEFSSVPKVQLQQKYWVTEDSKAKLLAVGAKCLELVTHREHYYDTTSDDLAMAQLWLSQRNQQWHLILESQEQMDRDNVANQNKPENIQSAKPTVYEEKKQTQFEPNNQNDQQLDLIETDSIYTCAAASSAYTELVGEREIITHLADFLNIDLKFEDEANMTMEDFLQKAGIQHYASNHVINQITYKLCDQYTIIIQRDESSLKESATILLDMDILNICKGFEEMEKIANYLEFEHQALQSEQELLM is encoded by the exons ATGACAAG GAACATGGAAGCAACACAAGAATTCTCCTCAGTCCCAAAAGTCCAACTTCAACAGAAGTATTGGGTAACAGAAGATAGTAAAGCTAAACTGCTGGCggttggtgccaaatgtttggAGCTAGTCACTCACAGAGAACATTATTACGATACTACTTCAGATGACCTAGCAATGGCTCAATTATGGCTTAGTCAAAGAAATCAACAGTGGCATCTTATACTAGAATCTCAGGAGCAGATGGATAGAGATAATGTTGCAAACCAGAACAAACCAGAAAATATTCAGAGTGCGAAACCTACTGTCTatgaagaaaaaaagcaaacacaaTTTGAGCCTAACAATCAAAATGACCAGCAACTTGATTTGATTGAAACAGATAGTATATATACATGTGCAGCAGCCAGTTCTGCATATACTGAActagtgggggagagagagataattACACATCTGGCAGACTTTCTTAACATAGATTTGAAATTTGAGGATGAAGCAAACATGACCATGGAAGACTTTCTGCAGAAGGCTGGTATCCAGCATTATGCAAGCAATCATGTTATTAATCAAATAACATATAAACTGTGTGACCAGTACACAATTATAATTCAAAGGGATGAAAGCTCTTTGAAGGAGTCTGCAACTATATTGTTAGATAtggatattttaaatatttgcaaaggctttgaagaaatggaaaaaatagCGAATTACCTGGAATTTGAACATCAAGCACTTCAAAGTGAACAGGAACTGCTCAtgtaa